DNA sequence from the Streptomyces cinnabarinus genome:
GACCTGGGCGTACGGCTGTGTTGCCTCACCGGGTCTGATGGGCTGGTCGCAGGCCAGGCACACGCGGACGCCGGTCAGCGTCTCGTAGTGGTCGCACAGCGCGAGCAGTGACCGGCCGAGCTTGCGCGTGTACGCCCCGGCGTCGGATGGCATCAGCCCGGGGCTGGCCTCCAGCTTGCCGCGGGCTTCGCGGACGCAGGCGAGCGCGACGTACCGGGGTACGTCGGCGGCGGGCTGTTCCGCTGCAGCCCGCTCAACCTCCGGGATGAGCAAATGCATGTGCCCGCGCATCATCCCGGTCAGCGTCGCCAGCCTGGCCGGGTTAGTGGGGGTGACGTCGGGCGGGAGGACCTGGGCGACGGTCGCGCGCATCGTGGCGATGTCTACAAGCTCAGCCGGAGTCTCCGTCAGTTCCTTCGCGCTCATGCTTCGAGGGCCCCTAGCTGGAGTGCGTGCGCCAGTTGTAGGGCGACGTCGGCGCGGACCTCGCCCAGCTCGACGAGTTGGGGTTCTGACGAGGCCGAGTTGACCCAGAGCCCGGGGAAGGTGATCCCGGCTTCGTCCAGGGCTGATCTCAGCGTCTCCATCGCCTCGAAGGGGTCGACGCGCACCGGCCGCGCGCTCGTGGCCTGGGGAGGCTTGATGCCGGTCACGACGCGGCCTCGGGCTCTTCGTCGGCGAGGGCACCGCCCACCATGGCCACGGTCAGCACGTCCGACACCCGGCAGAGCTTGCCCGGCCGGGACATCGGCACCGCCCAGTACGAGCAGCCCGTGCCCTGATCCAGCTCCGTCAGGTCAGGGCGGGGAACGCCCAGGTAGGTGCCCTCACCGAGGCACTCCGCGGCGGGCGCCCGCCAGTCCTCCGTGGTGCCGGGCGGGACCAGGGCGTAGTAGCGGCTGCCTGCGGGGTCATGGATGACGGGGCCATCACGCACGTGCCGCGCCAGGCGCCGGGCGACGACCGGCACGTCATTGCTGGCGAACGCGTGGTGGGCGACGGCTACGGAGATGCGGACCGCGTCGAAGAGCCGCCCCAGCGGGATCAGGGCGAGCCTGGCCTCGCCGTCCCACGCCGGGCTCACCGTCAAAGGAAAGGGGTGGTCGGAAGCGAGCCACGCTTCAACCTCGTGCGTCGCGGGCGGACTTGGTGGTGCTAACGCCCCACCGCGGGCCGTACTGCTCGTCATGTCGACGCTCCCTTGCGTTTGAGCGTTGGCCACGCCCGGGGCCGTTCGCGCGGCCGCCGGGTTTCGTCGTTACCCGAGGAAACCGGAACTGTCCTGTTGTTGATCAGGACAGAACCAGGGCACTTACCGCCCACGGACCGGACAGTTTTACCCGAGGAGAAGGGCGGTGGGGCTACCGTCGAGGGACGCGAGCGCACGATGGGGGACGGCCGCGGCCAGACAGCGGAACACCAAGCTGGAAGCGCTGCTGACCGAATTCGGCTACACCCACACCGGGTTAGCCGAGCAGGTCAACCAGACCGCACAGGACATCTTCGGCAAGCCCACTCAGTGCACGGACCGGCACGTGCGCCGCTGGATTGCCGGAGACGTGCAATGGCCCTGGTCCCGCTACCTTCTGCCGCTTCAGGAAATCTTCGGCCGCGGCCCGGAGACCATGGGCTTCACCCCGCGCAAGTCATCACGCGTCCCGGCCCCGCCCCCGCCACGGCGGCCGACGCGCGTGAAGAATCAAGACCCGGTGCGACGACGGGAGTTCATCGCGGTCGGCCTCGCCGCCGCCCTCGGCCTCGACGCGATCCCCTCCGCCGGCCGCTTCGGCACCGCTGACGTCGAACGGATCCACGCGATCGTCCTCGCCCTGTACACCTACGACCACGCCCTCGGCGGCGGAGCCCTCCTCGAGGTCGCGGCGCAGGCCGTGCGGCAGGTCCATCACGGGCTCAACCACACTGCACCTACGGCGAGCGCGTCGAGCGCGCCATGTACGCGGCCGCGGGCGATCTCGCCGCGTCGGCGGGCTGGTTCGCATATGACGCCGGACGGCAGGAAGCCGCGACCGGCCTGTACAACGAGGCCCTCCAGGCGGGCATGCTCGCCGGTGACGGCCAGCTACAGGCACGCGTCTGGTCGAACCTGGCGATGCAGGCGCGCCTGTTGGACCGTGACCGGCAGGCGCTGCGGATCGGCCGTGCGGCCGTCGAGACCCGGCAAGCCAGGACCGATCCGTGGCTGATGGCACTGCTGCACTGCCGGCAGGCCGTCGGCCATGCCCGCGTCGGGGACCGGGTGCGCGCCGATCGGTCCCTGGCCCGCGCGGAGACGTCGTACGGGCGCACCCAGGGCGAACCCGCGGCGTGGCTGTCGTTCCTCACCCCGGCCGAACTCACCGGCCTCGCAGGGGTCGCGCACCAGGCGCTCGGGAAGTACGGACGGGC
Encoded proteins:
- a CDS encoding DUF6415 family natural product biosynthesis protein, yielding MSAKELTETPAELVDIATMRATVAQVLPPDVTPTNPARLATLTGMMRGHMHLLIPEVERAAAEQPAADVPRYVALACVREARGKLEASPGLMPSDAGAYTRKLGRSLLALCDHYETLTGVRVCLACDQPIRPGEATQPYAQVSPSGGAAFSGRIHEHCANAVRLAAGASPA